The genomic interval CAGGGAATCCCCAGAGCAACACAGTTGCCATAGAAGATTTCAGCGAAGCTCTCGCCGACGATCGCCCGAATTCCCCACTTGGCAAGTGCTTGAGGGGCATGTTCCCGTGAGGAACCGCAGCCAAAGTTGGCGTTGACCACAAGAATTTCGGCTGCCTGATGATGCTCCTGGTCAAAGGGATGTTGCCCCTTGGCTTGGGCGCGATCGTCAGCAAACACCTGAGCACCAAGCCCATCAAAGGTAACGCAGCGCAGAAACCGAGCCGGAATAATCCGATCCGTATCAATATCGTTGCCCCGTAGGGGAATTCCATGCCCCGAAACTGCCTTAATTACACTCATAAAATGCTCCGCCATTTCAAGATATCTAGTATAGGATGAATGGTCAGTTAAGCCCTATTCTGCAATCTTGCACCTTACTTGCTAACTATGCATAGCCAGAATCAGCCGATCATTCTCCTCCCAGTTTTGCTGTCTGCAATGCTCAGCCTGATTGCTCTGCCGCTGACGAATGGACGTGCCCAGGCTCAAACTGTTAGCAAGCCTGAAATTACTGTTAGTCCCAACGATCGCTCTAGCGAACCGCAGATTGCCATCCGCTCTGACACGCAACAGGTGTCGCCTGACAACAATCTGATTACGGCAACCGGGAATGTGTTCTTTCTTGCCCCTGCTCAGCAAATCGAGGCAACGGCAATGCAAGTTCAATATTTTAGAAACGAACAGCGCGTGGTGTTAACGGGAAATGTCTCCCTCAAGCAACCGGATAAGACCATCAAAGCTGATAAAGTTACCTGCATTCTGGGAACGGGAGAATGTAATGTTGCAGAGATGACCCAACCAACGCCCATGCCTGCCCAGAAGCAATAAACAGAAAGGTGATGAAGGCTTTCGTATGCTGTAGAGGCGTTCCGGCGGAACGTCTCTACGAATATGCTCCACAAATCTGAAACACGCCCCAGAATGGCTACCAATTTAACGTGGGACACTTCAGGAAATCAGGAGTCAGAACTCTCCTGGTGACCGACTCCTAGCGACCGACTGCTCCCCTAGCGGATAGCCTGAAGAAACTCCTTGATTGCCTGGGTTCATCCTGCGATCGAGTATGCTCTGCCAGCAATTGCAGATTCAAATTTGGAAAGAATTCGCTCTGATCAGCCTGGCGATAGTTTTCACCTCGGAGGTCATAGAGAGTAATACCAATTTGAATTGAAAATGCGACCGATCGGGTAGGGGCGTTTGGCCAAACGCCCTTACAGGATGTTGATGTGCCACGAAGACTGTTTAAATTGGTACAAATTCGTTGCTCTGCCAGATCAACACCTCAGGAACATCGAGCACATGGTAGACTGCTAACTTGTCTACACCTCCGCTGGTTAAATTTACTTCGATCGCAAAATCAGGCAGTTCTTTCAAGTCCCTAGACAGTAAGCACTCGTCAGGCTCCAACCCTCTCGCCTTCGCTTCTCGCCGAAACGTGGTTGCTCCATACCCATGCAAAGGAATCGGACTTGAATGAAGGTGGACATACGTGTAGAACCCTCACAGTCAGTACTGAATAACCTTAGAGAAGCCGAAAAATGAAGGGATAGCGGTAGGGCTTGTCGGTGTTGGTCGCCGTATGAACGATCGCCACGATCGGCATGATAAAAGCCACCAGGCCTAAGATGATCAACAGCGGAATTCCGATCACCAAAAATGCCAGGATGCCAAAAATAACCCCGTAGATATACAGATTAATGTGAAAGTTAATCGACTCCTTGGCATTCTCTTTTACGATCGGATCTTCCGATACCAGCAAAATCGCGATCGGAACCCCAATTGAAATCACCAGCGGACTGAAAAAGATTGCACCATGACAGAAGGCTGACAGAAGTTTGCGCTTGTCTGGGTCGTACATATTCAAACCTGCATGCTGAATGCTGATCCCATTCTAGTTAGAAAATAGAAGGCAGAAGGCAGAATCCAGAATGGCTTTCTTCTCCTGGCTTCTGGTTCCTGGCTTCTGGTTCCTGGCTTCTGGTTCCTTAATTTCATGTAGACCTGTTACCGCATCTTCATACTCAAATCCAACCAGGTCGATCGCGTCACTGGAGCACTGCTGGAAATGTAGTCTACTCCGGTTGTGGCGATGGTACGAATGGTTTCCAGGGTAATATTTCCCGACGCTTCAATCTTGATCCGTTCGTTTGTTTGATGAATCAATTGAACCGCTTGTTGCATCGTTTCAATTGACATATTGTCCAGCATAATGATGTCTGCGCCATGCTTCAGGGCTTCCTGCACCATCTCAAGATTTTCCGTTTCAACTTCAATTGTGAGGGGGTATGGCATGCGATCGCGAATTTGGGCGATCGCATCTGCAATCCCTCCTGCCGCTGCGATATGGTTATCCTTGATCATGACGGCATCATCCAACCCCATCCGGTGATTCACCGCTCCTCCCACCTGAGTTGCATACTTCTCCAACAATCGTAATCCCGGTGTTGTTTTCCGCGTATCAACCAATTGAGCGGGTAAATCCGCAATCAAATCCACATATTTGCGGGTCATTGTTGCAATTCCACTCAACCGCATCGCTAAATTCAACGCCGTTCGTTCGCCGGTGAGTAAGGCTTCCAGGGAACCTTCTAATGCAGCGATCGCCTGTCCCTTCTGACAAACCTCCCCCTCGTTCAATTTTGGGATCAGGGCTGCCTGCGGGTCGAGAAGTTGAAACACCCGCGCTGCCACAGGCAAACCTGCAACAATTCCAGTCTCTTTTGCCACCCACTCTGCCCGTCCAGTTTTGTCCCCTGGAAGCGTAAGCCCCTGAGTTGTGCGATCGCCCCGCCCAATATCCTCCAGCAACCAACTTTTTAACAGTTGATCCAACACTAAAATTGGCGGCAATACGGCAGAGGATTTCATCTGAAGCAGGGTGAAGGAAAGGGGGAGTGGGGAGTGGGAGTGTGCGGAATGGGGAGTAGGGAATGGAGAATGGGATTACCTCACTCCTCACTCTGAAATCTACCACCTACCACCTTAATCCTTTCCCTAACACTTGACACCTGACACCTGACACCTATTCCCTTCTGGCTCCTGGCTCCTGAATCCTCCCCTCTGCCCTGGGGCACTAGTTGGGTGTTGATTCCTCTGAAGTCGATTCCTCCGATTGGTTGCCGGAAGCGGGCGAACTATCAAGGGTTGGAGAGGATTCGCCGGTTGGACTGGGAGCGTACTGCCCGGTTGGACTGGGGGAGTACTGCCCGGTTGGGCTAAGCGGCGAAGCGGTTGGGCTGACTGATGGGGTAGCAGGGGCGATGGTTGGGGTAACAGCAGGTTGTGTGCCTGTTGTTCGGGTGAAGTACTGGTAAGCCAGACGGGAAATTTGGCTGACAAAATCATACGCCCGATCGTCATTGAACGCACGCTTGACCAGGACAACAGCGGCATAGCGCTTGCCATTAGGCAGGTCGATTAACCCCACATCACCGATCATCGTGCCAATATCCCCGGTCTTATGGGCAATGGTTGCACCTGCGCCCAACCCTTGAGGAAGTTGACTTCGGTTTTCGGTTTGGCGCATGATGTCCAACATGCGATCGCGCGATCGCATCGACATCAGCTCTCCCTGACTAATACGTGCCATTAACAGCGCCATGTCTCTGGGAGTGGTTGTATTCGTACCTTGCAGGTCAGGCAGGGGACGATTAATTGTGGTTGATTGTAGACCCCAGGATTTAAACCGTTGGTTCAGGGCATTCATTCCCCCCAAGCGGGCAATAACCATATTGGTTGCCGTATTGTCACTAATCGTAATCATCTTGGTAACGGTTTCCAGAGCTGTAAACCGCGTGCCGGGTTGCTGATACTGCATTTCCCCAGAACCGTTTCCAATTAGCTCTTTCCGTAAGGTCAGAGGTTCATCCAGCCGAATTTTGCCCGCATCCAAATCCTGGAAAAAAGCAACCAGAATAGGCACCTTAATGGTGCTGGCCGAAGAAAAAGTAGCTTCTCCATTAATATCAACATAGGCATTTTTATCCAAATCCAGGAAAAAAAGCCCCGTTGCCATTTGAGCATTCTTACCCAGTAAGGTCTGAAGCGCTAACTTCAGAGGGGTCATTTCCTGTCCCAGTTTGGGTAACTCATTCAGCGATGTTGCCGCCCCTGCATTCGCAGGAACCGCGACGCTGGCTTGTTTGTTTTGTTGAGAGGCACCTGCAGGCGATCGACTCGCGGGGTCCCACATCGACAGCATCGTACCTGCCAGCACCCCTACCCCCACACTCAAAATCACCATCCGAGCAGCATAAAGAGCGGCAGAAAGACCCGGCGAACGGGGCTTAACTACCCGCTCTCGTTTGGCCGTGTGGGCAGCCATCCGACTGTCTGCACCATTAAACTGGGTTGGAGCCTGCGTTGGCAGGCGGTTCGCACCTGGAATCAGCCCTCCTGAACGGCTTCCATTGGTTCTATGGGGAAGTAGCTGGTTGTAGCGATCGCGAATCCCTCGATGAACCGTCGGTTGCAGCAGACTGGGCGATTTCGACCCCCTATCCCTAGCCGGAACCGATCGCGCAGGAACGGAACCATGCCCACCTTCTCCTCCCGCTTTGACAAAGTTTTTCGGTTTGTTGGTAGCACCGTCCCGGTTCGTTAACCCAACTCTATTACTCTGACGTTCTCCCCCATTGGAACGAAGAGTTTCCCCCCTCGACCTGGTTGCATCCCGGTTCTGACTCCGTTTTGATTGGGCAGGCGTTCGTCTGGAACCTTTACCAAACAACCGATTCCAAAAATTCGGTAGACGGCGCTCAGAGGATTTGTCTTTTGAACCCGCACTCTGCGCCTGTCCCTTATCTGGAGGGGAAATCAGGTCAAAGGAAGGAGAATTGTTCCCCCGCACTTGACTCCCATTCGGTTGCTGATAACTGTCGGGATGCCCATTCCAGCTACCTTTCAACAATTGACGCGTTTGCCATGCGATCGCGCTCAAGCCGCGACTGCCGCCGCAACGGCAATAGTTCGGGGGACATTCCAACTGTCCTGGAAACTTTTGTTGATCCATTTAATCCAGAAGATCCATTTTGGCGTGACTTATGCGGCAGGTCGCCCGACTCAGACATGATGGAAACCCCGTCAAAGTTCTAATCGAAACATTACCAGAAAAAAGCAAAATTATAGACCAGGCCGTCTGCAAATGTCATTTTAGATTTTTGGATAGAGATCGACACTGTTAAGGAACGACAGAGGGCAGGAGGCAGGAGATGGGAAGGGAGGGGAAATATTTTTTATCCTTTATCCCCTTCCCCCTTTCCCCTCCTTCCCTTCCCCTTTACCTACCACCTAATACCTAACCTATTTTCCCTCCTCTGACTCCTCAATGCCTTCTTTCCCCGATCGTGGGTTCTGAATTGCCCACTCAATCTGGCTCAAAATCCCCCTTAACAAAGCAACCTCTTCCGTCGAAGGGAGTGCCCGGTTGAACAAGCGGCGAAATTTTCTCATGCGGCTATCCGCTGTGTGGGGATAGAGATAGCCAATCTTCAACAGAACCGCTTCCAGATGCTGGTAATAGGCTTCAAGACTATCGAGAGAAGCGGGTGTGGGGTGTGGGGTGTGGGGTGTGGAAGTTTTGAGTGTTGAATGCTGAATGGAAGCTGAGGACTGAGGACTGAGGACTGAGGACTGAGTGCTGGAAGTCCCCGTGTTTCCCTCTCCCTGTGTCTCCGTGTCTTCCTCCACGGCTGACTCCTGACTCCTGACTTCTGACGCCTGAAATAATTCATAGCAACAAATCGCCACAGCCTGCGCCAGATTCAAAGAGGGGTAAATGGGGCTGGTGGGAATTTGGAGAAAGCGCTGGGCATAGCTAAGTTCCCTATTGTTTAACCCCCGATCTTCAGGACCAAAGATGAGGGCAGCATTTCCGTGGTGGGCAACTTCCAGGAGCCAGGGAAGAATGATTTTGGGAGGTTCCAGGGTAATGTCTAACGTGCGAGGACGGGCAGTAGTGGCGATCGCCCACCGACACCCACGCAACGCCTCAGGTAAGGTTCCGACGACCCCTGCTGCCTCCAACACATCACCCGCATGCACCGCCATCTGCCGGGCCTCTGGTCCCAAAAGGTCACACTTAGGAGCCACCAATATCAGCGTCCTCAAGCCCATATTCTTCATCGCTCGCGCGATCGCCCCTACATTTAGCGCCCCCGCTGGCTCAACCAAAACAATTCGAATATTCGCCAACGCTGTTTTAACCATGCAAAACGTTTAATATTAAGTTTTATGATGCTAGGTCATGGAACCAGAAGCCAGGAACCAGAAGCCAAGATTAACTTAAAACTTAATATTCAAAACTCAAAACTTAAAATCCTCTCGCCCTCCCCCTGCCATGCCGCGCTCTCGCCCCAAGTCTGATTTACCCACCAAGATCTGCCCTGTTTGCGATCGACCGTTCGCCTGGCGCAAAAAATGGGAAGATTGCTGGAACGATGTGAAATACTGCTCGGAGCGATGTCGGCGGCGGCGATCGCAAGCCAGTGGGTAGGAGTGTCAAATAGCAGGGACCTTTTCCCCAGCAACTCAGCAACTCATCCAAAGCAGTCCAGAAGTCTGTGTTACAGATATCGTTTGCCAATCATTCCATCATTTGGAGTGAGTATCTATGTGGATGGATTAACTGCTTGTTAACCGCTAATCGCTAACGGCTGACAACTAAAAGCTAATCGCTAGTAATCAATTTTTCGAGGTTCCAGGAATGTCATCAGAGCGGGTGCAACCCAAAATCATAATTCACGGTGGGGCAGGCAGTTCACTTAAAGGCAAGGGGGGTGCCGAAGCCGTGCGGCAGTCTTTGTATCGAGTCATTGACGAACTCTACGAACTGTTGTTAGCGGGTGCAAATGCCCAGGTCTGTGTGGTTAAAGGATGCCAATTGTTAGAAGATGATCCCCGGTTCAACTCTGGAACAGGTTCGGTGCTCCAGTCGGATGGACAGATCCGTATGAGTGCTTCCCTGATGGATGGAACGAGCCAGCGGTTTAGCGGTGTGATCAATGTTTCACGGGTGAAAAATCCCATTACCCTGGCATTAGAACTCCAAGACTCCCACGATCGCGTCCTATCAGACTACGGAGCCGCTGAACTCCTGCGTGAATTAGCCATTCCCACCTACGATCCGCTCACTGAAATTCGGCTCCAGGAATGGACGCTGGAACGTCAGGGCAATTTTACGAAAGAAATGGCGGGAGTCGTGGCGGAACGCGAGTTGGTGGAAGACGGAGCCAGACGGGGAACGATCGGAGTTGTCGTGTTAGACAGCCAGGGAAATCTGGCCGTGGGTACCTCAACCGGAGGAAAGGGTTTTGAACGGATTGGACGGGTCAGCGACTCTGCCATGCCCGCCGGAAATTACGCCACCCCGCAGGCAGCCGTGAGTTGTACTGGAAT from Kovacikia minuta CCNUW1 carries:
- the leuD gene encoding 3-isopropylmalate dehydratase small subunit; this translates as MSVIKAVSGHGIPLRGNDIDTDRIIPARFLRCVTFDGLGAQVFADDRAQAKGQHPFDQEHHQAAEILVVNANFGCGSSREHAPQALAKWGIRAIVGESFAEIFYGNCVALGIPCVIADPATVKRLQDFLTEDPCTPVTVDLETLQLHWGDFSAPISKEESARKMMLSGSWDACGQLIAQAEQIQATAAKLPYLAWK
- a CDS encoding LptA/OstA family protein, with translation MHSQNQPIILLPVLLSAMLSLIALPLTNGRAQAQTVSKPEITVSPNDRSSEPQIAIRSDTQQVSPDNNLITATGNVFFLAPAQQIEATAMQVQYFRNEQRVVLTGNVSLKQPDKTIKADKVTCILGTGECNVAEMTQPTPMPAQKQ
- a CDS encoding Uma2 family endonuclease — translated: MHGYGATTFRREAKARGLEPDECLLSRDLKELPDFAIEVNLTSGGVDKLAVYHVLDVPEVLIWQSNEFVPI
- a CDS encoding DUF4870 domain-containing protein — encoded protein: MYDPDKRKLLSAFCHGAIFFSPLVISIGVPIAILLVSEDPIVKENAKESINFHINLYIYGVIFGILAFLVIGIPLLIILGLVAFIMPIVAIVHTATNTDKPYRYPFIFRLL
- the nadC gene encoding carboxylating nicotinate-nucleotide diphosphorylase is translated as MKSSAVLPPILVLDQLLKSWLLEDIGRGDRTTQGLTLPGDKTGRAEWVAKETGIVAGLPVAARVFQLLDPQAALIPKLNEGEVCQKGQAIAALEGSLEALLTGERTALNLAMRLSGIATMTRKYVDLIADLPAQLVDTRKTTPGLRLLEKYATQVGGAVNHRMGLDDAVMIKDNHIAAAGGIADAIAQIRDRMPYPLTIEVETENLEMVQEALKHGADIIMLDNMSIETMQQAVQLIHQTNERIKIEASGNITLETIRTIATTGVDYISSSAPVTRSTWLDLSMKMR
- a CDS encoding serine hydrolase is translated as MDQQKFPGQLECPPNYCRCGGSRGLSAIAWQTRQLLKGSWNGHPDSYQQPNGSQVRGNNSPSFDLISPPDKGQAQSAGSKDKSSERRLPNFWNRLFGKGSRRTPAQSKRSQNRDATRSRGETLRSNGGERQSNRVGLTNRDGATNKPKNFVKAGGEGGHGSVPARSVPARDRGSKSPSLLQPTVHRGIRDRYNQLLPHRTNGSRSGGLIPGANRLPTQAPTQFNGADSRMAAHTAKRERVVKPRSPGLSAALYAARMVILSVGVGVLAGTMLSMWDPASRSPAGASQQNKQASVAVPANAGAATSLNELPKLGQEMTPLKLALQTLLGKNAQMATGLFFLDLDKNAYVDINGEATFSSASTIKVPILVAFFQDLDAGKIRLDEPLTLRKELIGNGSGEMQYQQPGTRFTALETVTKMITISDNTATNMVIARLGGMNALNQRFKSWGLQSTTINRPLPDLQGTNTTTPRDMALLMARISQGELMSMRSRDRMLDIMRQTENRSQLPQGLGAGATIAHKTGDIGTMIGDVGLIDLPNGKRYAAVVLVKRAFNDDRAYDFVSQISRLAYQYFTRTTGTQPAVTPTIAPATPSVSPTASPLSPTGQYSPSPTGQYAPSPTGESSPTLDSSPASGNQSEESTSEESTPN
- a CDS encoding RNA methyltransferase, which gives rise to MVKTALANIRIVLVEPAGALNVGAIARAMKNMGLRTLILVAPKCDLLGPEARQMAVHAGDVLEAAGVVGTLPEALRGCRWAIATTARPRTLDITLEPPKIILPWLLEVAHHGNAALIFGPEDRGLNNRELSYAQRFLQIPTSPIYPSLNLAQAVAICCYELFQASEVRSQESAVEEDTETQGEGNTGTSSTQSSVLSPQSSASIQHSTLKTSTPHTPHPTPASLDSLEAYYQHLEAVLLKIGYLYPHTADSRMRKFRRLFNRALPSTEEVALLRGILSQIEWAIQNPRSGKEGIEESEEGK
- a CDS encoding DUF2256 domain-containing protein; the protein is MPRSRPKSDLPTKICPVCDRPFAWRKKWEDCWNDVKYCSERCRRRRSQASG
- a CDS encoding isoaspartyl peptidase/L-asparaginase — encoded protein: MSSERVQPKIIIHGGAGSSLKGKGGAEAVRQSLYRVIDELYELLLAGANAQVCVVKGCQLLEDDPRFNSGTGSVLQSDGQIRMSASLMDGTSQRFSGVINVSRVKNPITLALELQDSHDRVLSDYGAAELLRELAIPTYDPLTEIRLQEWTLERQGNFTKEMAGVVAERELVEDGARRGTIGVVVLDSQGNLAVGTSTGGKGFERIGRVSDSAMPAGNYATPQAAVSCTGIGEDIIDECLAARIVVRVTDGMPLQAAFERSFKEAHRNQRDLGAIGIDQSGAIAWGKTSEVLLAAYHTGEKVGDTLDWTGEELASSIS